The following are encoded in a window of Bos indicus isolate NIAB-ARS_2022 breed Sahiwal x Tharparkar chromosome 21, NIAB-ARS_B.indTharparkar_mat_pri_1.0, whole genome shotgun sequence genomic DNA:
- the LOC109575276 gene encoding mast cell protease 2 — translation MHHPPLPLLLLLLLCCRTQAGEIIGGTESKPHSRPYMAYLQIVTWDGKQKACGGFLIRRDFVLTAAHCAGRSVTVTLGAHNLQKKEDTWQRLEVIKQFPYPKYEHVGLHDIMLLKLKEKANLTLAVGTIPLPSHFTFIHPGIMCRVAGWGQTAVNEPASSTLQEVKLRLMEPWACSHFFAFNHNLQLCVGNPQSTKSAFKGDSGGPLLCAGVAQGIVSYGLPNAKPPAIFTRISPYRPWIDEVLKEN, via the exons ATGCATCATCCTCCTCtccccctgctgctgctcctcctcctgtGTTGTAGAACCCAGGCTG GGGAGATCATCGGGGGCACAGAGAGCAAGCCACACTCCCGCCCCTACATGGCCTACCTGCAAATTGTCACCTGGGATGGTAAGCAGAAGGCTTGTGGTGGTTTCCTGATAAGAAGGGACTTTGTGCTGACGGCTGCGCACTGTGCAGGAAG GTCTGTAACAGTCACCCTCGGAGCCCATAActtacaaaagaaagaagacacgTGGCAGAGGCTTGAAGTCATAAAACAGTTTCCTTACCCAAAATATGAGCATGTTGGTCTCCACGACATCATGTTACTGAAG TTGAAGGAGAAAGCCAACCTGACCCTGGCCGTGGGGACAATCCCCCTTCCATCCCATTTCACCTTTATCCACCCCGGAATAATGTGCCGGGTGGCCGGCTGGGGACAAACAGCTGTGAATGAACCAGCCTCCAGCACTCTGCAAGAGGTGAAGCTGAGACTCATGGAGCCCTGGGCCTGCAGCCACTTCTTTGCTTTTAACCACAATCTCCAGCTGTGTGTGGGCAATCCCCAGAGCACAAAATCTGCATTTAAG GGAGACTCGGGGGGCCCTCTTCTGTGTGCTGGGGTGGCCCAGGGCATTGTCTCCTATGGACTGCCCAATGCAAAGCCACCAGCCATCTTCACCCGGATCTCCCCTTACCGGCCCTGGATCGATGAGGTCCTGAAAGAGAATTAA